The DNA segment AACTGTAGAAAATATGATTATGGCGCTGATCAGTATTTCACTGCCAGATTATAACACCCCTATGTTTGGAGATTCATGGATTACAGATAAAAATTTCAGGATGGCACAGTTTGCCAGCTGGGCCCGGGTTTTCCCGGCAAACCAGGCCATAAAATATTTTGCTACAGATGGCAAACAAGGTAAGGCGCCTAACTTTTTATCCAAAGCATTGAGCAATGCAGGCTTTTATACGTTTAGAAGCGGATGGGATAAAAATGCAACCGTTATGGTATTAAAAGCCAGTCCTCCCGGAGAATTTCATGCCCAGCCGGATAACGGGACTTTTGAACTTTTTATAAAGGGCAGAAACTTTACCCCAGACGCCGGGGTATTTGTGTATAGCGGCGACGAAGCCATCATGAAACTGCGGAACTGGTACCGTCAAACCCGCATACACAGCACGCTTACACTCGACAATCAAAATATGGTCATTACCAAAGCCCGGCAAAACAAATGGGAAACAGGAAATAACCTTGATGTGCTTACCTATACCAACCCAAGCTATCCGAATCTGGACCATCAGCGCAGTGTACTTTTCATCAACAAAAAATACTTTCTGGTCATCGATAGGGCAATAGGCGAAGCTACCGGAAACCTGGGCGTACACTGGCAGCTTAAAGAAGACAGCAACCCTGTTTTCGATAAGACAAAGAACCGGGTTTACACCACTTACAGAGATGGTAACAACCTGATGATCCAATCGTTGAATGCGGACAGGACCAGCCTCAATGAAGAAGAAGGAAAGGTATCTTATGTTTACAATAAGGAGCTGAAAAGACCTGCTTTCGTATTTGAAAAGCCTAAAAAGAATGCCGGCACACAAAATTTTGTCAGTATAGTTTATCCATACGACGGCCAGAAGGCTCCAGAGATCAGCATACGGGAAAACAAGGGCAATGATTTTGAGAAAGGCAAGCTTAATCTAACCCTTACCATTAACGGAAAACAACAGCTTGTGTTGGTTCCTTAGTTTTCCCTGATTAAAGTGATATATCCCTTAAATGGTCTTTTGTTTATACCAAAATCAATAATATAGTAATAGGTACCCTCTGCCAGGGCCGTGCCATTCAGCGTACCTTCCCAGCTGTTGTCGTATCCTTTTTTGGCATAAACCACCCTGCCCGATCTGTCAAATACTTTCACCGTATTGTCGGGATAAAAATCAATATTATCTACCACCCATTTGTCGTTATAGCCGTCATTGTTGGGTGTAAGAATGTTATTGGCCTTAATTTTTTCAAGATCATCCAATACAGTAAGGGTAAAGCTAATGCGCTGGCTACAACCGCTGGCATTGGTTCCGGTTACCGTATAGGTGGTGGTTTCTTTAGGTCTTACCCTTAGCAAGCCTGTTTGCTGTCCGTCCAGGATGCTGCTGTTTGCTGTCCAGCTATAGTTCATGGCTCCGGTTACAGTCAGCTGTACAATTTCTCCTTTACTGATAGTACTGCCTTTATCACTATTAACCGTAAGCACCGGCATGGGGTTGATCTTTAAAGTCCCGTTCACATAGTTGAAAGTATAATTGGCTGCTGTGGCCCCGCTTGCGGAAATCACATAATTACCTGCTTCTGAAGACTGGTTTCCTGTACTGTTTAGCTGGGCGGCGTTCAGACTGGCAGGTCCATCGTTGTATTTGAAACCGCTGTAACTTACGGTAAATGCCGGTAAAGCTGCGCCCTGACACATCTGTTTATCCTCGGCTGTTACCATTAACTGGGCTTTACCGATGGTAAGATTGGCCGGGGTATAAACAATGGTGTAATTATTGCCTGCAGTTAAAGTTCCCTGGGTAATGGCATAAGTTGTGGCGTTATTGCCGGCGGCCCGTGTAAGGCTTCCGGTAAGGCCATCTGTACCAATTAAACCTGTAGCGTTGTAATTGAATACAGGATCGTCATCGCCATAGGTTTTGCTTTTTGCTGCTGCA comes from the Pedobacter heparinus DSM 2366 genome and includes:
- the hepC gene encoding heparin-sulfate lyase HepC, producing MTTKIFKRIIVFAVIALSSGNILAQSSSITRKDFDHINLEYSGLEKVNKAVAAGNYDDAAKALLAYYREKSKAREPDFSNAEKPADIRQPIDKVTREMADKALVHQFQPHKGYGYFDYGKDINWQMWPVKDNEVRWQLHRVKWWQAMALVYHATGDEKYAREWVYQYSDWARKNPLGLSQDNDKFVWRPLEVSDRVQSLPPTFSLFVNSPAFTPAFLMEFLNSYHQQADYLSTHYAEQGNHRLFEAQRNLFAGVSFPEFKDSPRWRQTGISVLNTEIKKQVYADGMQFELSPIYHVAAIDIFLKAYGSAKRVNLEKEFPQSYVQTVENMIMALISISLPDYNTPMFGDSWITDKNFRMAQFASWARVFPANQAIKYFATDGKQGKAPNFLSKALSNAGFYTFRSGWDKNATVMVLKASPPGEFHAQPDNGTFELFIKGRNFTPDAGVFVYSGDEAIMKLRNWYRQTRIHSTLTLDNQNMVITKARQNKWETGNNLDVLTYTNPSYPNLDHQRSVLFINKKYFLVIDRAIGEATGNLGVHWQLKEDSNPVFDKTKNRVYTTYRDGNNLMIQSLNADRTSLNEEEGKVSYVYNKELKRPAFVFEKPKKNAGTQNFVSIVYPYDGQKAPEISIRENKGNDFEKGKLNLTLTINGKQQLVLVP